From Mucilaginibacter gotjawali:
ACCAATGACCTACTGATTACAAGTCAGTCGCTCTACCAGCTGAGCTAAGGAGGCTTAATTTATTACCCTTTTTACTTCCGTTGATCATATCAATGATCTTTCGCGAAGTGCCGGCTAATTAATCAGGCTGTATTTTATTTTAAAGAACCACCCGTTTAATAAAGAGGAAGACCGTTGTATACCTCTCCGAAAGGGATTGCAAATTTACACATTTTTAGTGCTGAACAAAATTTAATTTTAAAAAAAAATCGGCGGGCTAAAAACCCGCCGATTTTGCTAAAATTTCGCTGTTTAATTACTTAAAATTCTTCTGTTTCCGCAACCAGGGCAGCCTTTTTGGCCGCGGCGGCAACATCATTTTTCTTTTGTTTATACTTATCAACCTGCTTGCGCAGGCTTTCAATTGCCAGGTCGGTAGCTTCTTCAAACGTTTTACATTGCTCCTTTGCGAATAGCTGGCTGCCCGGCAGTGACAGTTTAATCTCCGTTATTTTATTGGCTTCATCTTCCACATTCTCAAGCTTTAAATAAACTTCTCCGTTAATGATCTGATCATAGAAGGTATCAAGCTTATCTGCTTTCTTCTGGATAAAATCCAACAATTTTTTGTCTGCATTAAAACGAATAGATTGCACTGTAATTTTCATGATTCCTCCTTTTTATGCCTTTGGATGGGCTTGTTTGTAAATAGATTTTAACCTCTCAACTGAATTATGCGTATATATTTGGGTGGCACTGAGGTTAGCGTGGCCCAAAAGTTCTTTAATGGCGTTCAGATCGGCGCCACGGTTTAATAAGCTTGTTGCAAAGGTATGCCGCAGTACATGCGGGCTCCTTTTATTTTGGGTAGATATGTAGGAAAGGTATTTCTGCACAATTAAATAGATCAACTTGGCGTAAGCATTGGCTCCTTTATCTGTAACGATTAAGGTTAAGGAATTGTTACCAAAAAAATCCTGCTTTTTCTTTAACTCCTGGTATTCAGCAATTAATAATTTCAGTTCGTTATTCACCGGGATAATACGTTCCTTATTCCGCTTACCCAAAACCTTTATAGTGCCTTCGTACTCATTAATATCACTATCCTTTACGCCCATCAGCTCCGAAAGGCGCATACCCGTACCGAAAAGCATTTCAATAACCAGTTTGTCGCGCAGGCCCTTAAAATCGGTACCAAAAACCTCATTATCGTCAAGCATCTGGGTAAGTTTTACATCTTCCACAATTACCGGCAGGTTTTTTGGGATCTTGGGGGTATTTATTTTTGAAGCCGGATTAATTTCGATAACGCCTTCCTGCAGTAAAAATTTAAAGTATTTGCGCAGGGTGGCAATTTTACGATTGATAGACCGGGCAATGATATGCTGGTTCATCAATTCAACCATCCAGTTGCGGATATGATAATGCGTAATTTGCGAAGGATGGGTAATAACAGGCGGAGGAGGCGGGGATAGTTTTTGCGGATTATTTAAGAAGCCGGTAAACTGGTCAAGGTCTGACTGGTAAGCAGATACAGTGTGTGGAGAGTACCTTTTTTCGAACTGAATATACCGGATAAAACGCTCTGTAAACATAAAAACTACTTGTACATCCGAATGATGAATGTACAAATAGTTTTGATATATTGATTAGAAAATCTGATAATTTTTTTAAAAAAATTTAAAAAAATTAAACAGTTGGTTCTAAGTTCATATTTTGTTTGTAGATGGCGTGTTTCACCACGTGGCGACGGGTTACAGACTTCTTTTCGAAGGCCTGGCGGCTGCGAAGTTCTCTTAAAACTCCGGTTTTTTCAAATTTCTTTTTGAAGCGTTTCAATGCTTTGTCTAATGATTCGCCGTCTTTTACGTTGATAATGATCATAATTCCCGATATACCTCCTTTCAGGGACGGCAAATGTAGGGAAAGTTTTTGGAATTGCAAAGGGGGATTTGAATTAGTTGATTAGGTGGATCTCAATTAACGGTGACAGCATTTGACCAAATTAGGTGAGTTGTTTTAACCAATGGCAGAACATAACTCATATTTAAATTTGGAAATTCAAATCCTAATCGTTGTAAGCTTAATCCAATTCGTACTTGTTGGCCGCGATAATAGCTTTTGCAGGTTATGATTGGAATAATTTTCGTTGTCGATTGATGTGGTGGCAATATAAGTACTTCCGGGCAATTTTTAAAAACATTCCACGGGTCAGCGGCAAATGCAAAGTTTTTATTGTCCAGTGAATACAAATCCCACCAGGAGGCAGACATGGCTATATATTTTAAGGTATCATTTGAATTATTTGTTAATGTTAAGGGGCAGTGTGTGATCAAACATTTTTCATGGTTAAAGACAGTATCTTTCAATAAGGGCATGTGAACCCCAGATATATTTAACTCATAATTTAGTTTACCGGCTTTAGCAGCGCTTGTAAAGTAATATAAAAGGCACGCAAATGCGATACCACTATACGCTACGAATACTGTCGCCGAAACCAGTAAGAATTTGAAATATTTCAATTTATGATCAAAAGCTGAGATGATAACAATCCAACGTAGTAATACGCTAAATATTTTGACGACCACTACGTCAACACTTCCCTACTAATCACAATCCTCTGAATCTCTGATGTCTATAAGCAATAGCGCTGTTACTTTCTCCTATACTTACGTTTAGGGTGCCTGCTTGTATGGAAAACATGAAGCACGTTTATGACATCCTCTTTTTCCAAAAATTCATAGATAATAAGAAACGGAAATCTTTTAACAACAAACTCTCTGTAGCCTTTTTTCCTGGGATATGCTAAAGGATTTAGAGCGATTGAATTGAACGAGTTGTAAACAGCCTCAATGAAATCTTTACCCAAGCCGACGACACATTTTTCGTACCAATAAGCCGATTCATCAATTTCTTCTATCGCATCAGGAAACAGCTCAATTTTATAGTTCATTCCTTTTGAGCCTGGAGAGCAAATATGCTTTTGATTCCTCTAATGAAACCCCTTTAACCTTTCCGCTTCTTAAATCAGCAGAACGCCTGTCGAGTTCGGCCATCATATCCTCATCGTTCCACCATTCATACCGTTCGGTATTTTCAGCAGCTTCCTTCGCCAAAAAATCCCGTTGTGCTTTGGTAAAGCCATCCTCATCAACTTCCTGCAATTCTTTTAAAATCGCATTTATCTTAGCCTCATATACCTGTCTTAAATCCGGGGAAGTATTTCTCCATGCCCTCGCCGTTGCGCCATCAACTTCTAATACAATACGTTCCATAATTCATGATTACGTTATAAACAAAAATACAGAAATTAAATGCTATTATCAAGTGAAAATCATGTAGCGACAAACTCGCGAAGTTTTAAAAACCTCGCAAGTTTTATTTCATTTTACCGCAACACTTCCCGTGAAATCACAATCTTCTGTATCTCCGAAGTACTGCTTTTGCCTCACCTAAATTCTCTCCAAAGGAGAGGACTTAAGAAACTATGCTCTTACAAACAACATTCCAACTTTTCAACCTTTCAACAAATCAACGCAACACTTCCCGCGAGATCACAATCTTCTGAATCTCCGAAGTCCCCTCGCCTATTGTACACAGTTTGGCATCGCGGTAATATTTTTCAACCGGGAAATCTTTGGTATAACCATAGCCGCCGAATATCTGTACCGCTTCGGTTGCCGTGCGCACGGCAACTTCTGATGCATAGTATTTGGCCATGGCCGATTGTTTGGTTACCGGCAGGTGTTTATTCTTCAGGTCGGCCGCCTGCATGATCAGCAATTCAGCGGCTTCAATTTCGGTGGCCATATCCGCCAGCTTAAACGCTATTCCCTGGAAATTACTGATCGGCTGCCCGAATTGCCGCCGTTCCTTTGAATAAGCTACGGCTGCTTCAAATGCGCCTTTAGCGATCCCCAATGACAGCGCAGCGATAGAGATCCGCCCGCCATCCAATACTTTCATGGCCTGTTTAAAGCCTTCACCCTCATTACCCAACCTGTTTGCTACAGGCACATGGCAATTGTCAAATATCAGTTCCGTGGTTTCTGAAGCGCGCATGC
This genomic window contains:
- the hpf gene encoding ribosome hibernation-promoting factor, HPF/YfiA family, yielding MKITVQSIRFNADKKLLDFIQKKADKLDTFYDQIINGEVYLKLENVEDEANKITEIKLSLPGSQLFAKEQCKTFEEATDLAIESLRKQVDKYKQKKNDVAAAAKKAALVAETEEF
- a CDS encoding tyrosine-type recombinase/integrase codes for the protein MYIHHSDVQVVFMFTERFIRYIQFEKRYSPHTVSAYQSDLDQFTGFLNNPQKLSPPPPPVITHPSQITHYHIRNWMVELMNQHIIARSINRKIATLRKYFKFLLQEGVIEINPASKINTPKIPKNLPVIVEDVKLTQMLDDNEVFGTDFKGLRDKLVIEMLFGTGMRLSELMGVKDSDINEYEGTIKVLGKRNKERIIPVNNELKLLIAEYQELKKKQDFFGNNSLTLIVTDKGANAYAKLIYLIVQKYLSYISTQNKRSPHVLRHTFATSLLNRGADLNAIKELLGHANLSATQIYTHNSVERLKSIYKQAHPKA
- the rpsU gene encoding 30S ribosomal protein S21; translation: MIIINVKDGESLDKALKRFKKKFEKTGVLRELRSRQAFEKKSVTRRHVVKHAIYKQNMNLEPTV
- a CDS encoding type II toxin-antitoxin system RelE/ParE family toxin gives rise to the protein MNYKIELFPDAIEEIDESAYWYEKCVVGLGKDFIEAVYNSFNSIALNPLAYPRKKGYREFVVKRFPFLIIYEFLEKEDVINVLHVFHTSRHPKRKYRRK